One uncultured Alphaproteobacteria bacterium genomic region harbors:
- a CDS encoding Membrane protein-like protein (Modular protein) (fragment), which yields MTLPDRFVSSLARGCQVALAVLIAFLAALESTGILHPASAVFGALWASISAIVVLQNDISATGSAARLRFWGTILGAVIAGGYLMLWPFSPLALGVCIALAVAGAHLLNQNDGGRLAAITVTVILLQGQMNPGAHPLVTAGLRFFEACLGAASAVIVSWGWMRVARYGRFGG from the coding sequence ATGACCCTCCCCGATCGTTTCGTCTCTTCGCTCGCCCGCGGCTGTCAGGTCGCGCTGGCGGTGCTGATCGCCTTCCTCGCCGCACTGGAATCCACCGGCATCCTCCATCCCGCGTCGGCGGTGTTCGGCGCGTTGTGGGCGTCGATCTCGGCGATCGTGGTGCTGCAGAACGACATCTCCGCCACCGGTTCCGCCGCGCGCCTGCGGTTCTGGGGTACCATCCTCGGCGCGGTGATCGCGGGCGGCTATCTCATGCTCTGGCCGTTCTCCCCGCTTGCCCTCGGCGTCTGCATCGCCCTTGCGGTGGCGGGCGCGCATCTCCTCAATCAGAACGACGGCGGCCGGCTCGCCGCGATCACCGTCACCGTCATCCTCCTTCAGGGGCAGATGAACCCCGGCGCGCATCCGCTCGTCACCGCCGGTCTGCGGTTCTTCGAGGCGTGCCTCGGCGCGGCCTCCGCGGTGATCGTCTCGTGGGGGTGGATGCGGGTCGCGAGATATGGCAGGTTCGGCGGATGA
- the asd gene encoding Aspartate-semialdehyde dehydrogenase — protein MAFPEPQRTGIEMGYKVAVVGATGNVGREMLSILAERNFPVDEVFAVASKRSAGTEISFGEDTVLKVKDLETFDFTGVDIALASPGASVSKMFAPRAAAQGCVVIDNSSYFRMEPDVPLVVPEVNPQAIAGYKKRGIISNPNCSTTQMVVALKPLHDAFKIKRVVVSTYQSVSGGGKDAMDELFNQTRGIYMNEPFTKTQKKFTKQIAFNVIPHIDVFLDDGETKEEWKMVVETAKILDPDIKVHANCCRVPCFIGHAEYVNIETEKPITDVAAREVLKKAAGVIVVDMRENEGYVTPVEAAGEDATYVSRIRADKTVPNGLSFWCVSDNLRKGAALNTVQIAEVLIRDHLKK, from the coding sequence GTGGCCTTCCCGGAGCCGCAACGAACGGGAATCGAAATGGGCTACAAGGTTGCAGTCGTCGGCGCGACGGGTAACGTCGGCCGCGAGATGCTGAGCATTCTCGCGGAACGGAACTTTCCGGTGGACGAGGTTTTTGCCGTGGCGTCGAAACGCTCGGCGGGGACCGAGATCTCCTTCGGCGAAGACACCGTGCTGAAGGTCAAAGACCTGGAGACTTTCGATTTCACCGGCGTCGACATCGCCCTCGCCTCGCCGGGCGCGTCGGTGTCGAAGATGTTCGCGCCGCGCGCCGCCGCGCAGGGCTGCGTGGTGATCGACAACAGCTCCTACTTCCGCATGGAGCCGGACGTGCCACTGGTGGTGCCGGAAGTGAATCCGCAGGCGATCGCGGGCTACAAGAAGCGCGGCATCATCTCCAACCCCAACTGCTCGACCACGCAGATGGTGGTGGCGCTGAAGCCCCTGCACGACGCCTTCAAGATCAAGCGCGTCGTCGTCTCCACCTATCAGTCGGTGTCGGGCGGCGGCAAGGATGCCATGGACGAGCTGTTCAACCAGACCCGCGGCATCTACATGAACGAGCCGTTCACCAAGACGCAGAAGAAGTTCACCAAGCAGATCGCTTTCAACGTGATTCCGCACATCGACGTCTTCCTCGACGACGGCGAGACCAAGGAAGAGTGGAAGATGGTGGTCGAGACCGCGAAGATCCTCGATCCGGACATCAAGGTCCACGCGAACTGCTGCCGCGTGCCGTGCTTCATCGGCCATGCCGAGTACGTCAACATCGAGACCGAGAAGCCGATCACCGACGTCGCCGCGCGCGAGGTGCTGAAGAAGGCGGCGGGCGTGATCGTCGTCGACATGCGCGAGAACGAGGGCTACGTCACCCCGGTCGAGGCCGCGGGCGAGGACGCCACCTACGTCTCGCGCATCCGTGCCGACAAGACCGTGCCGAACGGCCTGTCGTTCTGGTGCGTCTCCGACAATCTGCGCAAGGGCGCGGCCCTCAACACCGTGCAGATTGCCGAAGTGCTGATCCGCGACCACTTGAAGAAGTGA
- the leuB gene encoding 3-isopropylmalate dehydrogenase (Evidence 2a : Function of homologous gene experimentally demonstrated in an other organism; PubMedId : 204639, 8119295, 8875643, 9086278, 9298646; Product type e : enzyme) yields the protein MAKKTVMLLPGDGIGQEVMAQVVRIIEWMDGAGVASFDLREGLIGGASIDEHGVPLTDETVADCLACDAVLMGAVGGPKWDGVPFDKKPERGLLRIRKDMGLFANLRPALVFEELADASSLKRELVAGLDIMIVRELTGGIYFGQPRGIDTLPNGDRKGYNTLVYTTPEIRRIGQVAFDLAMKRGKRVTSVDKANVLESTILWREEMEAVAKSYPEVALSHLYVDNASMQLVRNPKQFDVVVTTNMFGDILSDCAAMLTGSLGMLPSASLGAADASGKRHALYEPVHGSAPDIAGQDLANPLAMILSLAMMLRYSFDLDAAADRLEAAVKATLAEGVRTGDIMQAGATRVGTRGMGDAVLRHLAAG from the coding sequence ATGGCGAAGAAGACGGTGATGCTGCTCCCCGGCGACGGGATCGGTCAGGAGGTGATGGCGCAGGTGGTGCGCATCATCGAATGGATGGACGGGGCGGGCGTCGCGTCCTTCGACCTGCGCGAGGGGCTGATCGGCGGCGCGTCGATCGACGAACACGGCGTGCCGCTCACCGACGAAACGGTCGCCGACTGCCTCGCCTGCGACGCGGTGCTGATGGGCGCGGTCGGCGGTCCGAAGTGGGACGGCGTGCCCTTCGACAAGAAGCCCGAGCGCGGCCTCCTGCGCATCCGCAAGGACATGGGGCTGTTCGCCAACCTCCGCCCGGCGCTGGTGTTCGAGGAACTGGCCGACGCCTCGTCGCTCAAGCGCGAGCTGGTCGCGGGGCTCGACATCATGATCGTGCGCGAGCTCACCGGCGGCATCTACTTCGGCCAGCCGCGCGGCATCGACACCCTCCCGAACGGCGATCGCAAGGGCTACAACACCCTGGTCTACACCACGCCGGAAATCCGCCGCATCGGCCAGGTCGCCTTCGACCTGGCGATGAAGCGCGGCAAGCGCGTCACCTCGGTGGACAAGGCCAACGTGCTGGAATCCACCATCCTCTGGCGCGAGGAGATGGAAGCGGTGGCCAAGAGCTATCCCGAGGTCGCGCTCTCGCACCTCTACGTCGACAACGCGTCGATGCAGCTCGTCCGCAATCCCAAGCAGTTCGACGTGGTGGTCACCACCAACATGTTCGGCGACATCCTCTCCGACTGCGCGGCGATGCTCACCGGCTCGCTCGGCATGCTGCCGTCCGCCAGCCTCGGCGCGGCCGACGCTTCGGGCAAGCGCCACGCCCTCTACGAACCGGTGCACGGCTCGGCCCCCGACATCGCCGGGCAGGACCTCGCCAATCCGCTGGCGATGATCCTCTCGCTGGCGATGATGCTGCGCTATTCGTTCGATCTCGACGCCGCCGCCGACCGCCTGGAGGCCGCGGTCAAGGCGACCCTCGCCGAGGGCGTCCGCACCGGCGACATCATGCAGGCGGGCGCCACCCGGGTCGGCACCCGGGGCATGGGCGACGCGGTGCTCCGCCACCTCGCCGCGGGCTGA
- the leuD gene encoding 3-isopropylmalate isomerase subunit (Evidence 2a : Function of homologous gene experimentally demonstrated in an other organism; PubMedId : 2993799, 374346, 9600841; Product type e : enzyme) has translation MEKFEVLNGVAAPLPMINVDTDMIIPKQFLKTIKRTGLGKSLFFEMRFDDAGNENPEFVLNKPAYRHAKILVAGANFGCGSSREHAPWSILDFGIRCVIAPSFADIFYNNCFKNGILPIKLPQEICDRLMKAAENGANATFTVDLKAEEIHMPDGEVVKFSTDAFRRHCLLNGLDDIGLTLEKKPKIDTYETARKAEQPWV, from the coding sequence ATGGAAAAGTTCGAAGTTCTGAACGGCGTCGCCGCCCCGCTGCCGATGATCAACGTCGACACCGACATGATCATTCCCAAGCAGTTCCTGAAGACGATCAAGCGCACCGGCCTCGGCAAGAGCCTGTTTTTCGAGATGCGCTTCGACGACGCGGGCAACGAGAACCCCGAGTTCGTGCTCAACAAGCCCGCCTATCGCCACGCGAAGATTCTCGTCGCCGGGGCGAACTTCGGCTGCGGCTCGTCGCGCGAGCACGCGCCGTGGTCGATCCTCGATTTCGGCATCCGCTGCGTGATCGCCCCGTCCTTCGCCGACATCTTCTACAACAACTGCTTCAAGAACGGCATCCTGCCGATCAAGCTGCCGCAGGAGATCTGCGACAGGCTGATGAAGGCCGCCGAGAACGGCGCCAACGCCACCTTCACCGTCGATCTCAAGGCCGAGGAAATCCACATGCCGGACGGCGAAGTGGTGAAGTTCTCGACCGACGCGTTCCGCCGTCACTGCCTCCTGAACGGGCTCGACGACATCGGCCTGACGCTGGAGAAGAAGCCGAAGATCGACACCTACGAGACCGCCCGCAAGGCCGAACAGCCCTGGGTCTGA
- the leuC gene encoding 3-isopropylmalate dehydratase (isomerase), subunit with LeuD (Evidence 2a : Function of homologous gene experimentally demonstrated in an other organism; Product type e : enzyme), producing the protein MTAPRTLFDKIWASHLVDRQDDGTCLIYIDRHLVHEVTSPQAFEGLALTGRKVHRPMQTLAVADHNVPTTDRSKGIADPESRTQVETLEANGKAFGVRVFGMSDDRQGIVHIVGPEQGFTLPGMTIVCGDSHTSTHGAFGSLAFGIGTSEVEHVLATQTLVQAPAKNMRIRVEGKLPKGATAKDIVLKIIGTIGTAGGTGYVVEYAGEAIRNLSMEGRMTICNMSIEGGARAGLIAPDETTFAYIKGRPMAPQGADWDKAVAYWKTLVTDEGAHFDREIVIDAAEIVPQVTWGTSPEDVVPITGTVPNPDDAADEGKAKAMRRSLDYMGLAAGQKIEEVKIDRVFIGSCTNGRIEDLRAAAAVAKGRKVSPSVKAMVVPGSGLVKKQAEAEGLDAVFREAGFEWREPGCSMCLAMNADKLEPGERCASTSNRNFEGRQGRGGRTHLVSPEIAAASAITGYLTDVRKFQA; encoded by the coding sequence ATGACCGCACCGCGTACCCTGTTCGACAAGATCTGGGCCAGCCATCTGGTCGACCGCCAGGACGACGGCACCTGCCTGATCTATATCGATCGCCATCTCGTGCACGAGGTGACCAGCCCGCAGGCGTTCGAGGGACTCGCGCTTACCGGCCGCAAGGTTCACCGGCCGATGCAGACCCTCGCGGTCGCGGATCATAACGTGCCCACCACCGACCGCTCCAAGGGCATCGCCGATCCCGAGTCGCGCACCCAGGTCGAAACCCTCGAGGCCAACGGCAAGGCGTTCGGCGTGCGCGTCTTCGGGATGAGCGACGACCGCCAGGGGATCGTGCACATCGTCGGGCCGGAGCAGGGCTTCACCCTGCCGGGCATGACGATCGTCTGCGGCGACAGCCACACCTCCACCCACGGTGCGTTCGGCAGCCTCGCCTTCGGCATCGGCACCTCGGAGGTCGAGCACGTGCTCGCCACCCAGACCCTGGTGCAGGCCCCGGCCAAGAACATGCGCATCCGCGTCGAGGGCAAGCTGCCCAAGGGCGCGACCGCCAAGGACATCGTGCTGAAGATCATCGGCACCATCGGCACCGCGGGCGGCACCGGCTACGTCGTCGAGTACGCGGGCGAGGCGATCCGCAATCTCTCGATGGAAGGGCGGATGACGATCTGCAACATGTCGATCGAGGGCGGCGCCCGCGCCGGCCTGATCGCGCCGGACGAGACCACCTTCGCCTACATCAAGGGGCGGCCGATGGCGCCGCAGGGCGCGGACTGGGACAAGGCGGTGGCCTACTGGAAGACGCTCGTCACCGACGAGGGCGCCCACTTCGACCGCGAGATCGTCATCGACGCCGCCGAAATCGTTCCGCAGGTCACCTGGGGCACCAGCCCCGAGGACGTGGTGCCGATCACCGGCACGGTGCCGAACCCGGACGACGCCGCCGACGAGGGCAAGGCCAAGGCGATGCGCCGCAGCCTCGACTACATGGGCCTCGCCGCCGGGCAGAAGATCGAGGAGGTGAAGATCGACCGCGTCTTCATCGGCTCGTGCACCAACGGCCGGATCGAGGACCTGCGCGCCGCCGCGGCGGTCGCCAAGGGCCGCAAGGTCTCCCCGTCGGTCAAGGCGATGGTGGTGCCGGGCTCGGGCCTGGTGAAGAAGCAGGCCGAGGCCGAGGGGCTCGACGCGGTGTTCCGCGAGGCGGGCTTCGAGTGGCGCGAACCGGGCTGCTCGATGTGCCTCGCGATGAACGCCGACAAGCTGGAGCCGGGCGAACGCTGCGCCTCCACCTCGAACCGCAACTTCGAGGGACGCCAGGGCCGCGGCGGCCGCACCCATCTCGTCAGCCCCGAGATCGCCGCCGCCTCGGCGATCACCGGCTATCTCACCGACGTGCGCAAGTTCCAGGCGTAA
- the rplS gene encoding 50S ribosomal subunit protein L19 (Evidence 2a : Function of homologous gene experimentally demonstrated in an other organism; PubMedId : 10094780, 12809609, 339951, 6357787; Product type s : structure): MNIIETLEAEQIAKLTEARPVPDFKPGDTLRVHTKVVEGTRERIQVYEGVCIARRNAGLNSSFTVRKISFGEGVERVFPLYSPNVAQIEVTRVGKVRRAKLYYLRALRGRAARIAEDKAAILKARAKAAEGEA, encoded by the coding sequence ATGAACATCATCGAAACGCTCGAAGCCGAACAGATCGCGAAGCTCACCGAAGCTCGCCCCGTCCCGGACTTCAAGCCGGGCGACACCCTGCGCGTCCACACCAAGGTGGTCGAAGGCACCCGCGAGCGCATCCAGGTCTACGAGGGCGTGTGCATCGCCCGTCGCAACGCCGGGCTGAACTCGTCGTTCACCGTCCGCAAGATCTCCTTCGGCGAAGGCGTCGAGCGCGTGTTTCCGCTCTACTCGCCGAACGTCGCGCAGATCGAGGTGACCCGCGTCGGTAAGGTCCGCCGCGCGAAGCTCTACTACCTCCGTGCGCTGCGCGGCCGCGCCGCCCGCATCGCCGAGGACAAGGCGGCGATTCTCAAGGCCCGCGCCAAGGCCGCCGAAGGCGAGGCGTAA
- the trmD gene encoding tRNA (guanine-1-)-methyltransferase (Evidence 2a : Function of homologous gene experimentally demonstrated in an other organism; PubMedId : 6298574, 6337136, 6357787; Product type e : enzyme), whose protein sequence is MTAESLPRAEGQEGEVGQGWLATVLTIFPGMFPGALGFSLAGRALERRIWELDAINLRDYALDRHGTVDDTPFGGGPGMVMRPDVLDRAIVAARERAGGRAGPLIYFTPRGRRLGQERVRELAAGPGATLLCGRFEGVDERLLEAHEIEEVSLGDFVLSGGELPATVLLDAVVRLLPGVMGQPDSLDEESFERGLLEYPQYTRPQIWAGRPVPDVLNSGHHAEIAKWRRGKAEEVTRIRRPDLWEAYQASQGRKKEE, encoded by the coding sequence ATGACGGCGGAGAGCCTTCCGCGAGCGGAAGGGCAGGAGGGGGAAGTGGGGCAGGGCTGGCTCGCCACCGTGCTCACCATCTTCCCCGGAATGTTCCCGGGCGCGCTCGGGTTCTCGCTGGCGGGACGGGCGCTCGAACGGCGGATCTGGGAGCTGGACGCGATCAACTTGCGCGACTACGCCCTCGACCGCCACGGCACCGTCGACGACACGCCCTTCGGCGGCGGTCCGGGCATGGTGATGCGCCCGGACGTGCTCGACCGGGCGATCGTCGCGGCGCGCGAACGGGCGGGCGGACGCGCCGGACCGCTGATCTACTTCACGCCGCGCGGACGGCGACTGGGCCAGGAACGGGTCCGGGAACTGGCCGCCGGACCGGGCGCGACGCTGTTGTGCGGCCGGTTCGAAGGCGTCGACGAGCGATTGCTGGAAGCCCACGAGATCGAGGAGGTCAGCCTCGGCGATTTCGTCCTCTCCGGCGGCGAACTGCCCGCCACCGTGCTGTTGGACGCGGTGGTGCGGCTGCTGCCGGGGGTGATGGGCCAGCCGGACTCGCTCGATGAGGAGAGTTTCGAGCGCGGGTTGCTGGAATATCCCCAGTACACGCGCCCGCAGATCTGGGCCGGAAGGCCCGTGCCGGACGTGCTGAACTCCGGCCACCACGCGGAAATCGCGAAGTGGCGGCGGGGCAAGGCGGAAGAAGTCACACGAATCAGGCGACCCGACCTTTGGGAAGCCTACCAGGCGTCCCAGGGACGGAAGAAAGAGGAATAG
- the rimM gene encoding Ribosome maturation factor RimM — protein sequence MDDASRVCLGVIVGPQGIRGEVRIKAFTAEPEDVGAYGPVSDKAGARTFSLKVRGLAKGVVIAAVQGVADRNAAEALKGTELYVDRARLPAPEDEDTFYHADLIGLAAEDADGGPVGRVVAVFDHGAGDVIDIRGGDGKVITVPFTRAVVPVVDVSGGRIVVELPAGLVDDGAKPEGDEG from the coding sequence ATGGATGACGCGAGCCGTGTCTGCCTCGGCGTGATCGTCGGTCCCCAGGGGATCCGCGGCGAGGTTCGGATCAAGGCGTTCACCGCCGAGCCCGAGGACGTCGGCGCCTACGGCCCGGTTTCCGACAAGGCCGGAGCGAGAACCTTCTCGCTCAAGGTCCGGGGGCTGGCCAAGGGCGTGGTGATCGCCGCGGTGCAGGGCGTTGCCGACCGCAACGCCGCCGAGGCGCTCAAGGGTACCGAGCTTTACGTCGATCGCGCGCGGCTGCCCGCGCCGGAAGACGAGGACACCTTCTACCACGCCGACCTGATCGGGCTGGCGGCGGAGGACGCGGACGGCGGGCCGGTGGGCCGGGTCGTCGCGGTGTTCGACCACGGCGCCGGGGATGTGATCGACATCCGCGGCGGCGACGGCAAGGTGATCACGGTTCCGTTCACCAGGGCGGTGGTGCCGGTGGTGGACGTGTCCGGCGGACGGATCGTCGTCGAGTTGCCCGCGGGGCTGGTCGACGACGGCGCGAAGCCGGAGGGAGACGAAGGATGA
- the rpsP gene encoding 30S ribosomal protein S16, with translation MLRIRLTRGGAKARPFYRIVVADSRAPRDGRFIERVGSYDPMLPKDHENRLILKEERVKYWLGVGAQPSDRVARFLGQAGVIPAPAIGEQPKKSAPKRKAQERAAEKAKAAEAAAAEG, from the coding sequence ATGCTTCGTATTCGTCTCACTCGCGGCGGCGCCAAGGCGCGTCCGTTCTATCGTATCGTCGTCGCCGACTCGCGCGCCCCGCGCGACGGCCGCTTCATCGAGCGCGTCGGCTCCTACGATCCGATGCTGCCGAAGGATCACGAGAACCGTCTGATCCTCAAGGAAGAGCGCGTGAAGTACTGGCTCGGCGTCGGCGCCCAGCCGTCGGACCGCGTCGCCCGTTTCCTCGGCCAGGCCGGGGTGATTCCGGCTCCGGCGATCGGCGAGCAGCCGAAGAAGTCCGCGCCGAAGCGCAAGGCCCAGGAGCGCGCCGCCGAGAAGGCGAAGGCCGCCGAGGCCGCCGCGGCCGAGGGCTGA
- the ffh gene encoding Signal Recognition Particle (SRP) component with 4.5S RNA (ffs) (Evidence 2a : Function of homologous gene experimentally demonstrated in an other organism; PubMedId : 1279430, 1331806, 2171778, 6357787, 8898086; Product type f : factor) translates to MFESLSDRLGGIFDKLKRRATLSASDVDAAMREIRVALLEADVALPVVKDFIERVREEATGQEVVRSITPGQMVVKIVHDALIETLGSDATELDLKAVPPVPILMVGLQGSGKTTTSGKIALRLKDKEKKKVLLASLDVYRPAAQEQLAQLAQQAGVASLPVVVGEMPVAIAKRAMAVGRKEGFDVVILDTAGRLHIDAELMDEVAKVRDVAKPHETLLVVDAMTGQDAVTLAREFNEKVGVTGIVLTRIDGDARGGGALSMRAVTGRPIKFLGAGEKLDKLEVFHPERIAGRILGMGDVVSLVEKAAETFKQEEAEKLAKKMLSGKFDLEDMLAQLQQIKKMGDIKGLMGMLPGVAKMKKQIAAANIDEGTFKRQEAIILSMTVKERRFPEIIKASRKKRIAAGSGASVQDVNKLLKQFEQMAQMMKQMKKLGKKGGLPPGFGGGGMPPMGGGGLPPGFGGGLPPGFPGGFKFK, encoded by the coding sequence ATGTTCGAGTCTCTGAGCGATCGTCTGGGTGGGATTTTCGACAAGCTGAAGCGTCGCGCGACGCTTTCGGCGTCGGACGTCGACGCCGCGATGCGCGAGATCCGCGTCGCGCTGCTCGAAGCCGACGTGGCGCTGCCGGTGGTCAAGGACTTCATCGAGCGGGTGCGCGAGGAGGCCACCGGTCAGGAGGTGGTGCGGTCGATCACCCCCGGGCAGATGGTGGTCAAGATCGTCCACGACGCCCTGATCGAGACCCTCGGCTCCGACGCCACCGAACTCGACCTCAAGGCGGTGCCGCCGGTGCCGATCCTGATGGTCGGCCTTCAGGGTTCGGGCAAGACCACCACCTCGGGCAAGATCGCGCTCCGCCTCAAGGACAAGGAGAAGAAGAAGGTTCTTCTCGCGTCGCTCGACGTCTATCGCCCCGCCGCGCAGGAGCAGTTGGCCCAGCTCGCGCAGCAGGCGGGCGTGGCGTCGCTGCCGGTGGTGGTGGGCGAGATGCCGGTGGCGATCGCCAAGCGCGCGATGGCGGTCGGCCGCAAGGAAGGCTTCGACGTCGTCATCCTCGACACCGCCGGCCGCCTGCACATCGACGCCGAGCTGATGGACGAGGTGGCGAAGGTCCGCGACGTCGCCAAGCCGCACGAGACCCTGCTGGTGGTCGACGCGATGACCGGCCAGGACGCGGTCACCCTCGCGCGAGAGTTCAACGAGAAGGTCGGCGTCACCGGCATCGTGCTGACCCGCATCGATGGCGACGCCCGCGGCGGCGGCGCCCTGTCGATGCGCGCGGTCACCGGTCGGCCGATCAAGTTCCTCGGCGCGGGCGAAAAGCTCGACAAGCTCGAGGTCTTTCATCCCGAGCGCATCGCCGGGCGCATCCTCGGCATGGGCGACGTCGTCTCGCTGGTCGAGAAGGCGGCGGAGACCTTCAAGCAGGAAGAGGCCGAAAAGCTCGCGAAGAAGATGCTTTCGGGCAAGTTCGACCTCGAGGACATGCTCGCGCAGCTTCAGCAGATCAAGAAGATGGGCGACATCAAGGGCCTGATGGGAATGCTGCCGGGCGTCGCGAAGATGAAGAAGCAGATCGCCGCGGCCAACATCGACGAGGGGACGTTCAAGCGCCAGGAGGCGATCATCCTCTCGATGACGGTCAAGGAGCGGCGCTTCCCCGAAATCATCAAGGCGTCGCGCAAGAAGCGCATCGCCGCGGGCTCCGGCGCTTCGGTGCAGGACGTCAACAAGCTGCTCAAGCAGTTCGAGCAGATGGCGCAGATGATGAAGCAGATGAAGAAGCTCGGGAAGAAGGGCGGCCTGCCGCCCGGCTTCGGCGGCGGCGGCATGCCCCCGATGGGCGGCGGCGGGCTGCCCCCGGGTTTCGGCGGCGGATTGCCCCCCGGGTTCCCCGGCGGGTTCAAGTTCAAGTAA
- a CDS encoding hypothetical protein (Evidence 5 : No homology to any previously reported sequences) yields the protein MPTPRTRVYYCDDQQRFIDAFVEAHSGEFEIHSSLDISCAKAEVQKLIDRGERPDVILLDMFHPKPGPDFEARCDLAKRKLEELADKVREVRPYVNAAWRARGLDALKELRTLRALDRVPILFYTQRGLVFLSETELTEMYAHDADWMMKDEDFRSPATERARLTQMAARYRRADPPPRRPARDAAIALAAIAATAVAAAFLQGPLGRLHDALSGLFG from the coding sequence ATGCCGACCCCGCGAACCCGCGTCTACTATTGCGACGACCAGCAGCGATTCATCGATGCGTTCGTCGAAGCCCACTCCGGCGAATTCGAGATCCACAGCAGCCTCGACATCTCCTGCGCCAAGGCGGAGGTGCAGAAGCTGATCGACCGGGGCGAACGCCCCGACGTCATCCTGCTCGACATGTTCCACCCCAAACCCGGCCCCGATTTCGAGGCGCGCTGCGACCTCGCGAAGCGGAAGCTCGAGGAGCTCGCGGACAAGGTCCGGGAAGTCCGCCCCTACGTCAACGCCGCCTGGCGCGCACGCGGGCTCGACGCGCTCAAGGAGCTGCGCACCCTGCGTGCCCTCGACCGCGTGCCGATCCTGTTCTACACCCAGCGCGGTCTGGTGTTTCTGAGCGAGACCGAACTCACCGAGATGTACGCGCACGACGCCGACTGGATGATGAAGGACGAGGACTTCCGCTCGCCCGCCACCGAGCGCGCCCGCCTGACGCAGATGGCGGCGCGCTATCGCCGGGCGGATCCGCCGCCGCGCCGACCCGCCCGGGACGCCGCGATCGCACTCGCGGCGATCGCGGCGACGGCCGTCGCGGCCGCGTTCCTGCAAGGGCCGCTCGGACGCCTGCACGACGCGCTGTCCGGCCTGTTCGGCTGA